The Streptomyces europaeiscabiei genome window below encodes:
- a CDS encoding SpoIIE family protein phosphatase: MTVEPCEGVWGPGERGEATLDLVLRQSTTCLNGLGAMVHRHDVAAGRLRLVAATGLDRESTAQWADLADQQDVAPAQAVRRAAFVHVAGDGLGNEAAGTVAVPLPGADAPVGVLSVFTAAPGEPDEAQRSLLRALAAWAGARLAGGPGTSPGPDGEAGVQRSLRMGELTAALAEAVTSRDVVRAVAEFVLAPFGADGLVFQVLEGDRLKVVGATGYPRQLLGLVDGILLGDHAQMQYMVRTRTPLFVESRAELAGRFPSLRHVTDASPKEAWAFLPMLASGRVIGVCVVSFSEPHSFSDDERSLLTALSGLVGQSLERARLYDTERARARELQRGLLPRTLPRLPAAVAAARYLPAGRGDEVGGDWYDLIPLSADRVAMVIGDVMGHGITEAATMGRLRTAVRTLADLEMPPDELFSRLNDLVSDLGEDFYATCLYAVFDPVARICSYALAGHPPPVVVHPDGTVHSPDVAPDPPLGAAKLPFATHELPMPDESLVVLCTDGLVESVIRDADEGLAQLRRTLARAPAEAACFEAADEDDDVRRLERLCDTVVSALLPDRGQTADDAGLLIVHARCTGAGDVASRDLRHDPRAAGEARACVREQLDAWGLGDLVLTTELLVSELVGNVVRHAKGPVRLRLLRSRSLICEVYDGSLTTPRVRHASYTDEGGRGLQLVAALSRRWGARYLHDGKCIWTEQDLPPAVHEGVSET, from the coding sequence GTGACGGTCGAGCCTTGCGAGGGCGTTTGGGGGCCCGGTGAGCGAGGCGAGGCGACGTTGGACCTCGTCCTCCGGCAGTCGACGACATGTCTCAACGGTCTGGGGGCGATGGTGCACCGGCACGACGTTGCCGCCGGTCGGCTGCGTCTGGTCGCGGCGACAGGGCTCGACCGGGAAAGCACGGCGCAGTGGGCGGATCTGGCCGACCAGCAGGACGTGGCGCCCGCCCAAGCTGTGCGGCGCGCTGCCTTCGTGCACGTTGCGGGAGACGGCTTGGGCAACGAAGCGGCCGGCACGGTGGCTGTACCCCTTCCCGGCGCCGATGCGCCGGTCGGTGTGCTGTCCGTGTTCACGGCGGCACCCGGTGAGCCGGACGAAGCCCAGCGGTCCCTGCTGCGGGCGCTGGCGGCGTGGGCAGGCGCGCGTCTGGCCGGTGGCCCCGGTACGTCGCCCGGTCCGGACGGGGAGGCGGGGGTTCAGCGCTCGCTGCGCATGGGCGAGCTGACCGCCGCGCTCGCCGAGGCCGTCACCTCCCGTGACGTCGTGCGGGCCGTCGCCGAGTTCGTCCTCGCTCCGTTCGGTGCCGACGGGCTGGTGTTCCAGGTGCTGGAAGGGGACCGCTTGAAAGTCGTCGGCGCCACCGGATATCCGCGGCAGCTCCTCGGCCTGGTCGACGGGATCCTGCTCGGCGACCATGCGCAGATGCAGTACATGGTACGAACCCGTACTCCTCTGTTCGTCGAGTCGAGAGCGGAGCTCGCCGGGCGCTTTCCCTCGCTGAGGCATGTCACTGACGCGTCCCCGAAGGAGGCGTGGGCGTTCCTGCCCATGCTGGCCTCGGGGCGCGTCATCGGCGTGTGCGTGGTGTCCTTCAGCGAGCCGCACTCGTTCAGCGACGACGAGCGCTCCCTGCTGACGGCGCTGAGCGGCCTGGTCGGGCAGTCGCTGGAGCGGGCCCGCCTGTACGACACGGAGCGTGCCCGCGCCCGGGAACTGCAGCGGGGTCTGCTGCCCAGGACGCTGCCCCGTCTGCCCGCCGCCGTCGCCGCCGCGCGGTACCTGCCCGCTGGTCGGGGTGACGAGGTGGGCGGCGACTGGTACGACCTGATCCCGCTGTCCGCCGACCGGGTCGCCATGGTCATCGGTGACGTCATGGGACACGGCATCACCGAGGCCGCCACGATGGGTCGGCTGCGCACAGCCGTACGCACCCTCGCCGACCTGGAGATGCCCCCCGACGAGCTGTTCAGTCGTCTCAACGACCTGGTCTCCGACCTGGGTGAGGACTTCTACGCCACCTGCCTGTACGCCGTCTTCGACCCTGTCGCGCGTATATGCTCGTACGCCCTGGCCGGCCACCCTCCGCCGGTTGTCGTCCATCCGGACGGCACGGTCCACAGCCCCGACGTGGCTCCGGATCCACCGCTGGGCGCCGCCAAACTGCCCTTCGCAACACATGAGTTGCCCATGCCCGACGAGAGCCTGGTCGTCCTGTGCACCGACGGGCTGGTCGAATCTGTCATCCGGGACGCCGACGAGGGACTGGCCCAACTGCGGCGGACGCTTGCCCGGGCCCCGGCCGAGGCCGCCTGCTTCGAGGCCGCCGACGAGGACGACGACGTGCGACGCCTGGAGCGGTTGTGCGACACGGTCGTGTCGGCTCTGCTGCCCGATCGCGGGCAGACGGCTGATGACGCCGGTCTGCTCATCGTCCACGCCCGGTGCACCGGCGCCGGTGATGTCGCCTCCCGCGACCTCAGGCACGATCCCCGTGCGGCCGGAGAGGCCCGGGCCTGTGTCCGCGAACAGCTCGACGCCTGGGGGCTCGGCGATCTCGTGCTCACCACCGAGCTACTGGTCAGCGAACTGGTGGGCAACGTCGTACGCCACGCCAAGGGCCCCGTCCGCCTCCGCCTGCTGCGCAGCCGCTCCCTGATCTGCGAGGTCTACGACGGCAGTCTCACCACACCGCGCGTCCGCCACGCCAGTTACACCGACGAGGGCGGGCGCGGCCTGCAACTCGTCGCCGCCCTTTCACGGCGCTGGGGCGCCCGCTATCTCCACGACGGCAAATGCATCTGGACGGAGCAGGACCTCCCGCCTGCCGTCCACGAGGGCGTCAGTGAGACATGA